A part of Myxococcus landrumus genomic DNA contains:
- a CDS encoding SMI1/KNR4 family protein, with product MEELLLRVVPGLAKQWRGATPEEIAQIEQIAGRPLPPFYRWFLARMGQSMGPLVYPFFNFSAQSVVSCYVQELVEPEPRFLLIAYNSSRMMPMHLFYDLDAPTRADAMVTEREAQGHEDDLYDQFETLREMLAWDALYQFRMREMPQRCKGTLSGDHPNLLSLIEPVMSHLGFKQPIATGPYCRLYERADAVLLCKGMPRQGVDQARSFGLGGTSDSALRKILGEIATATSLKVKVDEWAPVLT from the coding sequence ATGGAGGAGTTGCTCCTGCGGGTCGTGCCTGGACTCGCGAAGCAATGGCGGGGCGCTACGCCCGAGGAGATTGCTCAAATCGAGCAGATTGCAGGTCGCCCCTTGCCCCCATTCTATCGCTGGTTCCTGGCCCGCATGGGGCAGAGCATGGGACCTCTGGTGTATCCATTCTTCAACTTCTCGGCTCAAAGCGTGGTGAGCTGTTACGTCCAGGAACTGGTCGAACCTGAGCCGAGGTTCCTGCTGATCGCATACAACTCCTCCCGAATGATGCCGATGCACCTGTTCTACGATCTCGACGCGCCGACACGAGCGGACGCGATGGTCACGGAGAGGGAGGCGCAAGGCCACGAGGATGATCTGTACGACCAGTTCGAAACCTTGCGCGAGATGTTGGCGTGGGATGCGCTCTACCAATTCCGAATGCGCGAGATGCCACAGCGGTGCAAGGGGACTCTCAGTGGCGACCATCCCAACCTCCTCTCGCTCATCGAACCGGTGATGAGCCACCTTGGGTTCAAGCAACCCATAGCCACCGGGCCCTACTGCAGACTCTATGAACGAGCCGATGCGGTCTTGCTCTGTAAAGGGATGCCAAGGCAAGGAGTCGACCAGGCGCGGTCTTTCGGGCTCGGGGGTACCAGCGATAGCGCCCTCAGGAAGATCCTGGGTGAAATCGCAACGGCGACCTCGCTGAAGGTCAAAGTCGACGAATGGGCTCCGGTACTCACGTGA
- a CDS encoding protein kinase domain-containing protein: protein MGTYRIVKKLAAGGMAEVFLGKVVGAEGFEKPVAVKRILPSFVQDASFVELFLREAKLSVTLQHSNVLQVLDLGTNAGQYYMVMEFVDGENLSALLKAARGRQVPLGLREICFIAHQVAEGLAYAHGRTDPSGAPLNIVHRDVNPSNVMVSSNGGVKLADFGIAKVADEGRQETQAGVIKGKINYLSPEQVHGRPVDQRSDIFLLGLLLYEMLAGKRLFEGSTPQIIHALGSFNERSLEPLPGVPAPLWELLTRALAANPDARCPAAREFSESIQNFLFDHRLRVGSVDIASLFSRANPEWRSPLADLAGAPGEEIRLEDEDLARTRSAPSREVRRHSAGAPPPPMLRPVTPPPPPADAARPVTPRPVLGIEPPPTAMAPLVATGLGPRPTRARQQLGTILLTRGMLTPHMLNQALTLQKQRGGRLGQLLVQERWLEPDNLVRALSEQSGLPHITEDKLQSVPVPEELLKQIPRELCERLCAVPLAVRGRELVCAVLDPRDVQVTDALKFSTRAVAVQGLFAAEQAIRKTIQRFYPPAEEAPAPYVRAHDPIPLESSPEDKGRDNRMLSQFSEQFTGRRVLDESTFVESKPPAEPVARVGPVRGDVRARMVLVVAEPSEPREAAVRLLLVQGLAAATSPAADAPRALSLGGYELVLVLEDAVADPAGLALKLRTAHPQVEVRLLPSYSAALLGEGGPLAKLAELQARLLDGMVSMLGGSAALAPFLTRLARRLVARMGAGRVEEGLLSAAASALALAARLEEPRRFIVPSRARALGLVGSGMPEVNEVLMAVLPEGEDRTPPVGRAAGALLCAARFVQEVQSAQPPTAKAAQALQVLRQDPRLPVAAMEALTTELESSTQADKAAPRVVVAETDGANAMTLQIRLMAEGLSTVRARTRVDVEKALAAGAQAAILADPLPDGDLRALLQAMRKAPSTEDLPIYLIVDKEDPAAFTAALDAGADDVMVRSSSPEVLIAKLRRGIQQRQVARRGAKTAQ from the coding sequence GTGGGGACCTACCGGATAGTCAAGAAGCTGGCCGCCGGCGGAATGGCCGAGGTCTTTCTAGGCAAGGTGGTCGGCGCGGAAGGCTTTGAAAAGCCTGTCGCGGTGAAGCGCATCCTGCCGTCATTCGTCCAGGATGCCTCCTTCGTGGAGCTGTTCCTGCGCGAGGCCAAGCTCTCCGTCACGCTCCAGCACAGCAATGTCTTGCAGGTGCTGGACCTGGGCACGAACGCTGGCCAGTACTACATGGTGATGGAGTTCGTGGACGGGGAGAACCTGAGCGCGCTCCTCAAGGCGGCGCGTGGCCGTCAGGTGCCGCTGGGCCTCCGGGAGATCTGCTTCATCGCCCATCAGGTGGCCGAAGGGCTGGCGTATGCCCATGGCCGCACGGACCCCTCGGGCGCGCCGCTCAACATCGTCCACCGCGACGTCAATCCGTCCAACGTCATGGTCTCCTCCAACGGAGGCGTGAAGCTGGCGGACTTCGGCATCGCCAAGGTGGCCGACGAGGGACGGCAGGAGACGCAGGCCGGGGTCATCAAGGGGAAGATCAACTACCTGTCCCCCGAACAGGTCCACGGCCGCCCCGTGGACCAGCGCAGCGACATCTTCCTGCTGGGGCTGCTGCTCTACGAGATGCTCGCAGGGAAGCGGCTCTTCGAGGGCTCCACGCCCCAAATCATCCATGCGCTGGGCAGCTTCAACGAGCGAAGCCTGGAGCCGCTCCCCGGTGTGCCCGCGCCCCTGTGGGAGCTGCTGACGCGGGCGCTGGCGGCCAACCCGGACGCCCGCTGTCCCGCCGCCCGCGAGTTCTCCGAGTCCATCCAGAACTTCCTGTTCGACCACCGCCTGCGCGTGGGCTCCGTCGACATCGCCAGCCTCTTCAGCCGCGCGAACCCCGAGTGGCGCTCGCCGCTGGCCGACCTCGCCGGCGCGCCAGGGGAGGAGATCCGCCTGGAGGATGAGGACCTGGCGCGCACCCGCTCCGCACCCTCCCGGGAGGTGCGTCGCCACTCCGCCGGTGCGCCGCCACCTCCCATGCTGCGGCCGGTGACGCCGCCCCCGCCCCCCGCGGACGCGGCCCGTCCCGTCACGCCCCGGCCCGTCCTGGGAATCGAGCCGCCACCCACGGCCATGGCCCCGCTTGTCGCCACGGGCCTCGGCCCTCGTCCGACGCGCGCACGGCAACAACTGGGCACCATCCTCCTGACGCGCGGCATGCTCACGCCGCACATGCTCAACCAGGCCCTGACGCTCCAGAAGCAGCGGGGCGGGAGGCTCGGGCAACTGCTGGTCCAGGAGCGGTGGTTGGAGCCCGACAACCTGGTGCGCGCCCTGTCCGAGCAGAGCGGACTGCCCCACATCACCGAGGACAAGCTCCAGTCCGTTCCCGTCCCGGAGGAGCTGCTCAAGCAGATTCCCCGCGAGCTGTGCGAGCGGCTGTGTGCGGTGCCCCTCGCCGTGCGGGGACGTGAGCTGGTCTGCGCGGTGCTGGACCCGCGCGACGTGCAGGTCACCGACGCGCTGAAGTTCTCCACGCGCGCCGTCGCGGTGCAGGGGCTCTTCGCCGCCGAGCAGGCCATCCGGAAGACCATCCAGCGCTTCTATCCTCCGGCGGAAGAGGCCCCCGCGCCCTACGTGCGGGCGCACGACCCCATCCCCCTGGAGTCCTCACCGGAGGACAAGGGCCGCGACAACCGGATGCTGTCGCAGTTCTCCGAGCAGTTCACCGGGCGCCGGGTGCTCGACGAGAGCACCTTCGTGGAGTCCAAGCCTCCCGCCGAGCCCGTGGCCCGCGTCGGCCCCGTGCGTGGCGACGTGCGCGCGCGCATGGTCCTGGTGGTGGCGGAGCCCTCCGAGCCTCGCGAGGCCGCGGTGCGGCTCCTCCTGGTGCAAGGGCTCGCGGCGGCGACCAGCCCCGCGGCCGACGCCCCGCGCGCTCTCTCGCTCGGAGGCTATGAGCTGGTGCTGGTGCTCGAGGACGCGGTGGCGGACCCGGCGGGGCTGGCGCTGAAGCTGAGGACCGCGCATCCCCAGGTCGAAGTGCGTCTGCTGCCTTCCTACAGCGCGGCGCTCCTGGGCGAGGGAGGTCCGCTGGCGAAGCTCGCCGAGCTCCAGGCCCGCCTGCTGGACGGCATGGTGTCGATGCTCGGCGGCAGCGCGGCCCTGGCGCCGTTCCTCACCCGGCTGGCGCGGCGGCTCGTGGCGCGGATGGGCGCGGGGCGCGTGGAGGAAGGATTGCTCTCCGCCGCCGCCAGCGCCCTGGCCCTGGCCGCGAGGCTGGAGGAGCCACGCCGCTTCATCGTGCCCAGTCGCGCCCGTGCGCTGGGGCTCGTGGGGAGCGGCATGCCGGAGGTGAACGAGGTGCTCATGGCCGTGCTCCCGGAAGGAGAGGACCGCACGCCCCCGGTGGGCCGCGCCGCGGGGGCCTTGCTGTGCGCCGCGCGGTTCGTCCAGGAGGTCCAGAGCGCCCAGCCTCCCACGGCCAAGGCGGCCCAGGCGCTCCAGGTGCTGCGCCAGGACCCGCGTCTGCCGGTGGCCGCGATGGAGGCGCTCACCACGGAGCTGGAGTCGAGCACCCAGGCGGACAAGGCGGCGCCCCGCGTGGTGGTGGCGGAGACGGATGGCGCCAACGCGATGACGCTCCAGATTCGCCTCATGGCGGAGGGACTGAGCACCGTGCGCGCCAGGACTCGCGTCGACGTGGAGAAGGCGCTGGCCGCCGGAGCCCAGGCGGCCATCCTCGCCGACCCGCTGCCGGATGGAGACCTCCGCGCGCTGCTCCAGGCGATGCGCAAGGCGCCGTCCACCGAGGACCTCCCCATCTACCTCATCGTCGACAAGGAGGACCCCGCCGCCTTCACCGCGGCGCTCGACGCCGGCGCGGATGACGTCATGGTTCGCTCCTCCAGCCCCGAGGTCCTCATCGCCAAGCTGCGCCGAGGCATCCAGCAACGCCAGGTCGCACGACGCGGCGCGAAGACGGCGCAGTGA
- a CDS encoding flagellar hook-length control protein, whose product MRQGFPGRVWTLWAVLAVAPAAEAKDGYAMTWQKRDHAQGVDLIGCVDCNPYTGDMPCSTALPILCIRQDGSAVPPGVSPDFYNGWAEGNVATTLPVLGGTLTSLAIANKLCTSALGDGWRMAQFHHPQGGWNWYAYGNVRTDKRFWVYIRDQPANCWNP is encoded by the coding sequence ATGCGGCAGGGATTCCCAGGGCGAGTCTGGACGCTGTGGGCGGTGCTGGCGGTCGCGCCCGCGGCGGAAGCCAAGGATGGCTACGCGATGACGTGGCAGAAGCGGGACCACGCCCAGGGGGTGGACCTCATTGGCTGTGTGGACTGCAATCCCTACACGGGAGACATGCCGTGCTCGACGGCGCTGCCCATCCTGTGCATCCGGCAGGACGGCTCGGCGGTGCCGCCGGGGGTGAGCCCGGACTTCTACAACGGCTGGGCGGAGGGGAACGTGGCCACCACGCTGCCCGTGCTGGGGGGGACCCTGACGAGCCTCGCCATCGCGAACAAGCTGTGCACGAGCGCCTTGGGTGATGGGTGGCGGATGGCGCAGTTCCACCATCCCCAGGGTGGATGGAATTGGTATGCCTATGGCAACGTCCGGACGGACAAGCGCTTCTGGGTCTACATCCGCGACCAGCCCGCCAACTGCTGGAATCCATAG
- a CDS encoding dimethylarginine dimethylaminohydrolase family protein — protein sequence MTKRVFVASEFAPLRTVVVARSQLRLSDAGVMSQEQSEARLAVLPESERELARRLIGKDHAEAMPERQKAWEGERLALRAVLEKHGVRVLLPSLLTESQKEAGGKYGYSNCYVRDPWFTVGDVVVEGSLRSLHRRREVLPCRSLFEQEVYPADCTYVAVPQPDAAPIDAQGAHVGPFLEGGDTLVLGKHVFVGNSGKASSEAGVAFLRKLLASRGYVVESVRLKPNFLHLDCALGLVRQGLLVACREALLDGLPAVLRDWECIEVTEDEATRLGTNGLPISPDVYVTDPVFQRIGDAIARHGVKVEYVDFTISRSFGGAFRCTTQPLWRE from the coding sequence ATGACGAAACGAGTCTTCGTAGCCAGCGAGTTCGCCCCCCTGCGCACCGTCGTGGTCGCACGCAGCCAGCTTCGCCTGTCGGACGCGGGCGTCATGTCCCAGGAGCAGTCAGAGGCGAGGCTGGCCGTCCTTCCGGAGTCCGAGCGGGAGCTCGCGCGCCGCTTGATTGGGAAGGACCACGCGGAGGCCATGCCCGAGCGGCAGAAGGCCTGGGAGGGCGAGCGGCTCGCGCTGCGGGCCGTCCTGGAGAAGCACGGTGTCCGAGTGCTGCTGCCGTCGCTCCTGACGGAGTCGCAGAAGGAGGCGGGCGGCAAGTACGGCTACAGCAACTGCTACGTGAGAGACCCCTGGTTCACGGTGGGGGACGTCGTCGTCGAGGGCAGCCTGCGGAGCCTGCACCGCCGCCGTGAAGTGCTCCCCTGCCGGAGCCTGTTCGAGCAGGAGGTCTATCCCGCGGACTGCACCTACGTGGCCGTGCCCCAGCCCGACGCCGCGCCCATCGACGCGCAGGGCGCGCATGTTGGCCCGTTCCTGGAGGGCGGAGACACGCTGGTGCTGGGCAAGCACGTGTTCGTGGGCAACTCGGGGAAGGCCTCGTCGGAGGCGGGGGTGGCCTTCCTGCGCAAGCTGCTGGCCTCCCGCGGCTACGTCGTCGAGTCCGTGCGGCTCAAGCCGAACTTCCTCCACCTCGACTGCGCGCTGGGGTTGGTGCGCCAGGGGCTCCTGGTCGCGTGCCGGGAGGCGCTCCTGGATGGGCTCCCCGCCGTCCTGCGCGACTGGGAATGCATCGAGGTCACCGAGGACGAGGCCACGCGGCTCGGGACCAACGGCCTGCCGATATCGCCGGACGTCTACGTCACAGACCCCGTCTTCCAGCGCATCGGCGATGCCATCGCCCGGCATGGCGTGAAGGTCGAGTACGTCGACTTCACCATCTCCCGCTCTTTCGGTGGCGCGTTCCGTTGCACCACCCAGCCGCTGTGGCGCGAGTAG
- a CDS encoding DUF642 domain-containing protein, with protein sequence MRIMEWIRGGVVASLGLMLSACGGPESMEAGGPGELGTAEQRINKVTNSGFEAAPPGLYNYTVLTAGATTLTNWVIGGSIKVMNNSYKTPNSGTKSIDLNGSGAGSIEQTIPTVAGNGYTVRFYVALPPSCTGTRTAQLTYGSSVASVTNSLPGWTLRTYAFTATTSSTLIKLASTSGGVSCGLAVDDFTVDGP encoded by the coding sequence ATGCGCATCATGGAATGGATTCGAGGGGGAGTGGTCGCGAGCCTGGGCCTCATGCTGTCGGCGTGTGGCGGTCCCGAGTCGATGGAGGCTGGTGGGCCGGGGGAGCTGGGCACGGCGGAGCAACGCATCAACAAGGTCACCAACAGCGGCTTCGAGGCCGCGCCGCCCGGGCTCTACAACTACACGGTGCTCACCGCGGGGGCGACGACGCTGACCAACTGGGTGATTGGCGGCAGCATCAAGGTGATGAACAACTCGTACAAGACGCCCAACAGCGGGACGAAGTCCATCGACCTGAACGGCTCCGGGGCGGGCAGCATCGAGCAGACCATCCCCACCGTGGCGGGCAATGGCTATACGGTGCGCTTCTACGTGGCGCTCCCGCCGAGCTGCACGGGCACGCGCACCGCACAGCTCACCTACGGCTCGTCCGTGGCGAGTGTCACCAATTCGCTGCCGGGCTGGACGCTGCGGACGTATGCCTTCACCGCGACCACCTCCAGCACGCTCATCAAGCTGGCGAGCACGTCGGGTGGCGTGAGCTGTGGTCTGGCCGTTGATGACTTCACCGTGGACGGGCCGTGA
- a CDS encoding carboxypeptidase-like regulatory domain-containing protein, translating into MPGVEVSASWSIPGESLSARPCGENLRMPLTFPYCTDTADIQPIHELIAEGLGSAPVLGRTTTSRDGTFLLEGLPEGVVALWALSSEGVVLSLDVETGQRDVTLVLAPGVSAQGRVVDERLSPVANAHVTLFNVDHSRYFEAFTDAEGRFTLERLPHWDPRGLRGPFPRSPPNFRWLYGLAVSSPGLLPVVVSGRALDEFSKDDIVMSHPRRIAGRVLLGERPVVGAHVESDQSRAVLVTDEEGRFLLEDVQPGAHRLRARHGDQRGQAHVRLHVEQRQAEVTLRLGTLVRVEGRVRDEEGQPISDATVHASSERDSIPSESSRTKQDGSFVLEYVHPGPMSFVASRSMGFLASARLLREVSAGMPPVELVMKRAFVAQGVITDTEGNPLPRPELVARKWMREPLSGEGPEAALSQGDALGAMIDKHGHFRFDLAEPGRYRLTARAEGFLGSPVDVTVPAQDIQVVMHAAARIDGVVVDTRGAPIEDASISLTKDGSMLASLETNSQGRFTLETLHPGRYALQVMLSSGGYRASLPVEILGTERQEVTIRMEAGLSLSGRVVDEKGSPMPRVYVWGRCVEPAAEKAEPEESSLPQPESRAHTDEQGRFTLLHLPQGPCRLTAAAVGYVLRSAPHDEQGESEVLAKAGDTDVTLVMRYQGGIRGRLVREDRSPIIAFKLNDREWRDPRGDFHLAVRTPGLTTLSLEVPGLTRVVRDIQVHPGQDVDLGEVVLEMGHRLRGRVLDARTSEPVSGAGVEVHLPSSSSAAPGQRDSALPLATTKTDMGGTFELSPLERGPLEVKVTHRRYLPHEARQDSGDAPLEVRLTRRPRVEGTLVDRDGQPVSANVEATSLPPRRHADISRADPTDNGHFRLWGLDPGVNVVVPSKTIHPDGHTIGFIPQRVVLGDEETQSLQFKERIGQATLKLRPVEPSKDPEDPFDDVLFRELLVFAGELPPFSTYEQWCFYKVLLSVPSGNDSREGPRPLEERLTFRELPLGRYTYVLTGMHRRNGFKDVMHVAVVELSTPGVVMVDVQPRWVAAPMRTGE; encoded by the coding sequence ATGCCGGGGGTGGAGGTCTCCGCCTCATGGAGCATTCCCGGCGAGTCCCTGTCCGCGCGTCCCTGTGGTGAGAACCTGCGGATGCCGCTGACGTTCCCCTACTGTACGGACACGGCGGACATTCAGCCGATTCACGAGTTGATTGCGGAGGGCCTGGGCTCGGCTCCCGTACTGGGCCGGACCACCACGTCCAGGGATGGCACGTTCCTCCTGGAGGGACTCCCAGAGGGCGTTGTCGCGCTCTGGGCCCTCTCTTCCGAAGGGGTGGTGCTGAGCCTCGATGTGGAGACAGGTCAGCGGGACGTGACGCTCGTCCTTGCCCCCGGCGTGTCTGCCCAGGGGCGGGTCGTCGATGAGCGCCTGTCCCCCGTGGCGAACGCCCACGTGACGCTCTTCAACGTCGACCACTCACGCTACTTCGAGGCCTTCACGGATGCGGAGGGCCGCTTCACCCTGGAACGGTTGCCGCACTGGGACCCACGCGGGCTGAGAGGGCCATTTCCCAGGAGCCCCCCGAACTTTCGATGGCTCTATGGGCTCGCTGTCTCCAGTCCTGGGCTGCTTCCGGTGGTGGTGAGTGGCCGTGCCCTGGATGAGTTCTCGAAGGACGATATCGTGATGAGTCATCCTCGGCGCATCGCTGGACGAGTGCTCCTGGGCGAGCGTCCGGTCGTGGGCGCGCATGTCGAATCGGACCAGTCCCGTGCCGTGCTCGTGACGGATGAAGAGGGGCGCTTTCTCTTGGAGGACGTCCAGCCGGGAGCACACCGGCTTCGCGCGCGACACGGTGACCAGCGGGGGCAGGCCCATGTCCGTCTTCATGTGGAACAGCGCCAGGCCGAGGTGACCCTGCGCTTGGGGACCCTCGTCCGCGTCGAGGGCCGGGTGCGTGATGAAGAAGGGCAGCCCATCTCCGACGCGACCGTGCATGCGAGTTCGGAGCGGGATTCCATTCCGTCTGAATCCAGCAGGACGAAGCAGGATGGAAGCTTCGTGCTCGAGTACGTGCATCCCGGGCCCATGTCCTTCGTGGCCAGTCGTTCCATGGGCTTTTTGGCGTCGGCGCGCCTGCTCCGGGAGGTCTCCGCGGGCATGCCGCCCGTGGAGCTCGTCATGAAGCGAGCCTTCGTCGCCCAAGGCGTCATCACCGACACGGAAGGGAATCCGTTGCCGAGACCAGAGCTCGTCGCCCGGAAGTGGATGCGCGAGCCTCTCTCCGGGGAGGGCCCCGAAGCGGCCCTCTCTCAGGGGGACGCCCTGGGAGCGATGATCGACAAGCATGGCCACTTCCGTTTCGACCTGGCCGAGCCGGGCCGCTATCGCCTCACGGCCAGGGCGGAGGGCTTCCTCGGGTCGCCCGTGGACGTGACAGTCCCCGCTCAAGACATCCAGGTGGTGATGCACGCGGCCGCGCGGATCGACGGCGTGGTGGTGGACACCCGAGGAGCGCCCATCGAGGACGCCAGCATCAGTCTCACGAAAGACGGCAGCATGTTGGCTTCGCTCGAGACCAACTCGCAGGGACGGTTCACCCTCGAGACCCTTCACCCGGGCCGATATGCGCTCCAGGTAATGCTCTCCTCGGGGGGCTATCGCGCCTCGCTTCCCGTGGAGATTCTCGGCACGGAGAGGCAGGAGGTGACGATTCGCATGGAGGCGGGGTTGTCGCTGTCTGGCCGGGTCGTGGATGAGAAGGGGAGCCCGATGCCTCGGGTCTACGTGTGGGGCAGATGTGTCGAGCCTGCCGCCGAAAAGGCCGAGCCCGAGGAGAGCAGTCTCCCCCAGCCGGAGTCCCGTGCCCACACCGACGAGCAGGGACGCTTCACGCTCCTCCACCTGCCTCAGGGGCCTTGTCGGCTCACGGCCGCCGCGGTGGGCTACGTGCTTCGGAGCGCCCCTCACGACGAGCAAGGAGAGTCCGAGGTCCTCGCGAAGGCAGGCGACACCGACGTCACGCTGGTCATGCGGTACCAAGGAGGTATTCGGGGGCGGCTGGTGCGCGAGGACCGTTCACCCATCATCGCCTTCAAGCTCAACGACAGGGAGTGGCGTGACCCGCGCGGTGACTTCCACCTCGCCGTGCGTACCCCGGGGCTGACCACGCTTTCGCTCGAGGTACCGGGACTGACGCGTGTGGTGCGCGACATCCAGGTGCATCCCGGCCAGGACGTCGACCTGGGGGAGGTGGTCCTCGAGATGGGGCACCGGCTGCGCGGCCGGGTGCTGGATGCGAGGACCTCCGAGCCCGTGTCGGGCGCAGGGGTCGAGGTCCATCTCCCGTCCTCCTCTTCAGCGGCCCCGGGGCAACGAGATTCCGCGTTGCCTCTGGCGACGACAAAGACAGACATGGGAGGCACCTTCGAGCTGTCGCCCCTGGAGCGAGGGCCGCTCGAGGTGAAGGTCACTCATCGCCGATATCTGCCGCATGAGGCGCGGCAGGACTCGGGGGACGCACCGTTGGAGGTGCGCCTCACCAGGCGACCGCGAGTCGAGGGCACCCTGGTGGACCGCGACGGCCAGCCCGTCTCGGCCAACGTGGAGGCCACGTCCTTGCCTCCGCGAAGGCACGCCGACATCTCCAGGGCCGACCCCACCGACAACGGCCATTTTCGTCTCTGGGGCCTCGACCCCGGGGTGAATGTGGTCGTCCCGAGCAAGACGATCCACCCGGACGGACACACCATCGGCTTCATCCCCCAGCGCGTGGTCCTGGGGGACGAGGAGACACAGTCCCTTCAGTTCAAGGAGCGGATAGGGCAGGCCACACTCAAGCTGCGCCCGGTGGAGCCCTCGAAGGACCCTGAGGACCCATTCGACGACGTCTTGTTCAGGGAGCTTCTCGTGTTTGCTGGCGAGCTCCCTCCCTTCTCCACCTATGAGCAGTGGTGCTTCTACAAGGTCCTCCTGTCGGTGCCCTCGGGGAACGATTCCCGCGAAGGGCCCCGCCCCCTCGAGGAACGACTGACATTCCGGGAGCTGCCGCTGGGTCGCTACACGTACGTCCTGACGGGGATGCACCGGAGGAATGGATTCAAGGATGTGATGCACGTGGCCGTGGTGGAGCTCTCCACCCCGGGAGTCGTGATGGTGGACGTCCAGCCGCGCTGGGTCGCGGCCCCCATGAGGACGGGCGAGTGA